The genome window TATCCTCCACCCTGTCCCCCACCCTGACCCCGCTATCCTCCACCCTGTCCCCTGTGCTGTCCCCGCCCtgtccctgccctgtcccctcctgtCCCTGCTGTCCCCGCCCTGTCCCCCTGCTGTCCCTACggtccccaccctgtccccctgCTGTCCCTGTCCCCCTACTGTCCCCGCCCTGTCCCCCCGCTGTCCCCGCTCTGTCCCCTGCTGTCCCTACTATCCCCGCCCTGTCCCTGCTATCCCCCACCCTGTCCCTCACTGTCCCTGTCCTGTCCCCCGCCCTGACCCCGCTatcccccaccctgtcccctgtGCTGTCCCCGCCCTGTCCCCTGCTGTCCCTGTCAGTGCGCACCGTGCATTCTGTGACTTTCCAGCATGGGGAGCCCTCTTGACCCCACAGGACTCCCCAGCTGCCCCTCGGGTCCTCTGCTTCCAGACTGTGAACGTGGGcttgtctctttctcctctgaGTCCGTGTCCTGCCTCGTCTCCACTCGGAGCCTGTCCTCTTCTGTTAGTTCAGAAGCTGTGGAGACACCCACTCTTCTAGAGGTCACCGCGGGTGACTCAACTCCCAGTTCCTGCGTTCGGTGCGTTCAGCGGTGTCTGAACCCACAGCAGGATGCAGGATCTTACGGTCTCTAATCTCTCGGCTGTAATTATTGTTTTCCTACAAACGTGCCGTTCCCTCCGCTCGGCGTGCCTTTTTGCCCTGGGACCGTGCTCCCTGTAAGCCCGGTCTCTGCCGGCCCGTCCGAAGTGCCTTCACTCCCCTCGCTCCTGGAGACACTGTCGCACAAGCCGGGCTGCTGAAGATCATCCCGCGTCCTGCGCTTGCGCGGTGGGTCGTAGGGAGGCCTGCCACCCTCCGCGGCCGCTGCTCCCAGTGGTTCTGGCGCTTTGTTCTTTAGTGACTTTAAAGATTATCTCTTTATCTTCGGCCGTCTGTGGTTGGGGTATGTTGCCTGTGAGCGCACATTTTTACCTCGGATCTTCTGAGCCTCCTAAGCCTGTGTCTTGGTGTCTCGTCAGTTCAGGTCTGCGCCGTCTTCCTCCCCCTTGAGGACTGTGGTTGGACCCACGACACAGCTTTGCAGTCCGTCCTCTTAATCTCTCTCCCACGGATTCCACCCTTTTACACCCGCGTCGCGTTCTGGGTAGTTTCCCGTCTGTTTTCCATTTGCCAGCGTTCCCGTCAGCTGTGGCCCCCAGGTGGCCGAGCCCGCCACGTCCAGCCCCACGTTCCAGCCGTGGGACCTCCACGTGTTCCTGGGTGTGCAGAGTAGGCCTCTGTGCCTGGCCTTGCGCTCTGCGGACACACTCCCCTGACGCCCACAGGGCCGGTCAGCGCGTCCCATCTCGGCCCGGAAGACCCTGCAcgtcccaccccctccccagtgcAGGGTCGGTCTCCTGGGCCCTTCCCATCTGCCCCCGGCCGCTGCATGGCCAGCTCCCTGGGCCTGGGGCGCCTCAGAGGCTCTCCTTGTTCCGTAAGTTGAGTGACTCACCCAGGGCTGCTGGAAACCCAGTGCTCGCTGTGCTGAGAGAAACGTGGTGAAGCCATTGGCCGGCGTGGCCCCGTCTCTGGCCCCGTGTCTGCGCCACGGCCCCTCTGGTCCCGCCACCTTCCTGAGCGCCCTGGGTTCTCAGACGAGCGTTTCCTCCTTGATCAGCACTACCCGTGACGTGCGTGCCGCTGACCAGCGGGTGTCCCTGTGGGGTGCTCTGCTGCTCGGGCCGCCCCGCTCGCCAGGAGCCCACCCGCCGGGGCCGCTTGGCGCAGCTGCTCTCCAGGGAGCCCTGGGGGGTCCGGCCGGGCTCGGGTGCTTGTGCCTGAGGTCTGGCTGTCTTTGCAGGTTGCCCAGGCTTTGATGAGGTTTTGCAGACCTTCAGCAGCTGCAGGGGGCTGCTGGGTGAGATCCTGTCCGCCTACGAGTTCATGGACGCCGAGTGCATGCGGCTGGTCACGCACCACCTGCGCCTCACCAGCCCGGTGCAAGGTACTGGCCCCCCGTGGGCGGGCGGCACCCGCCGCTGCCCTCACGCCCGGCTCGTGGGGCCCGCTCACGGGCCGGCAGTCCTGTCCGCAGAGTGGGGGGTGGCAAGGAGCAGCCTGCGCAGCTCCGGCATCGCAGTAACCGACAAGCGTGTGGTTCTCTGACCCGCGTCGTGAACGTGCCCCCAGAGCTGGTTCAGTGGGTGCTGCCAGGGTCTCTGGGAAGCCACAGTGCGCCGGTCAGAAATGCTTCTCTTCGGCCAAGGGGGGCCACCCCTCCGTGGAGGCTCGCAGGGCGTCCTTGCACGTTAGCCGACAGAACGCCGGCTCAGCGTTCCAGAAAGCAGTTTGGCATCACGCACCTGGAGGACAGAAACGTTCCGCTGTGGATCTTGGTATTTCCACTTCTGAGATCTTCCTACAGAAACGGTGGTGGTTTTAGCGCAGGCGATCCCGGCAGACGCCACAGACTGGGGCGTGCGCACAAGACGCTTGCTTCTCgcggtcctggaggctgggagtgtgaGATTGTGGGGCGGCTTGGCTGGTTTCCAGTGCGGCCGGCCGTGTCCTTGCCGTGTGCTCACCTGGCCTTTGTGTGTAGGGAGATCAGTGGTGCCTCTTCCTCCAAAGTGGGCAGCAGTCCTGTgagatcagggccccacccttacgGCCTAATGTAATCTTAATTACCGCcctacagtcacattgggggtggGTGAGAGCTTCACTGTGGGAATTCGGGGGGAACACAACTTAGTCCTTAGCAGTCATAAATACGGAAAGATCTTTACACTCTGGATTTTTAATGAGGTGCTGCTTTTAGTACGGGAAGCcaggaaacaatctaaatatccagTAGTAAAGAAATAAGGTATGATACAATCACTGGAAAGATGGGGGGCCCATGGGCGGATGGAGGGTCCCTGCGTGGACAGCATCCCTGGGCGGATGGAGGGTCCCTGCGTGGACAGCATCCCTGGGTGGATGGAGGGACCCTGCGTGGACAGCATCCCTGGGTGGATGGAGGGACCCTGTGTGGACAGCATCCCTGGGTGGATGGAGGGTCCCTGGGCGGATGGAGGGTCCCTGGGCGGATGGAGGGACCCTGCGTGGACAGCATCCCTGGGTGGATGGAGGGTCCCTGGGCGGATGGAGGGTCCCTGGGCGGATGGAGGGTCCCTGTGTGGACAGTATCCCTGGGTGGACAGAAGGACCCTGGGTGGATGGAGGGTCCCTGCGTGGACAGCATTCCTGGGTGGATGGAGGGACCCTGCGTGGACAGCATCCCTGGGTGGATGGAGGGTTCCTGGGCAGATGGAGGGTCCCTATGTGGACAGTATTCCTGGGTGGACAGAAGGACCCTGGGCGGATGGAGGGTCCCTGCGTGGACAGCATCCCTGGGCGGATGGAGGGTCCCTGCGTGGACAGCATCCCTGGGTGGATGGAGGGTCCCTGCGTGGACAGCATCCCTCGGTGGATGGAGGGACCCTGGGTGAATAGAGGGTCCCTGTGTGGACAGTATCCCTGGGTGGACAGAAGGACCCTGGGTGGATAGAGGGTCCGTGTGTGGACAGCATCCCTGGGCAGTTGGAGGGTCCTTGCGTGGACAGCATCCCTGGGCGGATGGAGGGTCCGCCACCCAGTAGAGGCCACCCTACTGTCCCAGGCAGGTTTCAGTGTGCAGATCTCTTTGACTGTGGAAGCAGACAGGAAGGAGCGCTGTCGAAACATGCTTGGTCGCTGTATTTTGCAAGCGGgcaatttgttttttcatttttatttgtctttgttttccaaattccCTTTTATAACCATGTTTTACTTTTGTAATTGGAAAAGGAGCCAATCGAAATTAAAACCCTCCCAGTGTTTTCTAGGACATAAGATAAATTAAAGAGCAGAATTTGCATTTCAGCATGGAAAAATGCTGATATCTGGAAAACATTTGTTCTCTTTATAGTAGGACAGGTTTGTAGTATTTTTCTGGAAGGCACTTTTAATATAGTGCTAAAAGGAAGAGCTGTGCATTTGGTGAGTTTTCATTGATttcaataagttaaaaataaattcacagtacccttgaaaaataaacaggcttaacatttttttatagttcctaaaacattttttttaaactttaaaaaagatatgttggGTAAAATCATGCCTTTTTGCATGTTGCGCTATGCATGATGGGCATCACAGGCCGTCCTGGGCACGGGGGCCTCTCCTTCAGCCCATGGCCTCCCCACCACCGTGGTTTGGTGAGGACGCTCCTCGCCCACAGCCCCGTGCAGGTGCCCATGGCGTCGCTCAGGGTGGTTCGTATGGTTTTGGGGAGTGCGGTTTCTCTTCCAGTGAaagacctatttttatttattttattttattatttttttagtaatctctacacccagtgtgggggtTGAAGTCATAACCCTGAGGTCAAAAGTCACACTCCTCCCACttagccagctaggcgccccatgaaggatctgtttttatttttatatttatttgagagagcgagtgagcacacaCTAGAGCGTGGGGAGGCGTAaaaggagaggaacaagcagactccctgctgagcgcggagcctgacgggctcgatcccacgaccctgagatcacgacccgagctgaagccAGGAGTCGGGtgtgtaaccgactgagccccccaggtgccccatggaagACCTATTTTTAAGCCATTGGAGATAAAGCCTGGACCGAGTCTTCCTGCTCCGTGGGCCGCACGAGGGCCGTCAGAGACGCTCAGCCAGGCCGGCCCAGACCCCTCCTAGCTCTGTCCGATGGCCTCTGTTCACCCATTCTGTGCCTTCCAGAAAGTCCGTTCTATGTCCTCGTCGAGACCTCAGGCTCCAGACCGGAGCACGATGCTGAGAAGCTGAGTGACTTCCTGGAGCAGGTGCTGAGCTCCGGCCTGGTGACGGACGGGACCCTGGCCACGGACCAGGTGAAACTCCAGGTGCGTGGGCGCTGCTGGCGCCTCCTCGCGTCCCTCGCGCCCAGCTGGTCCAGGACGTCTGCGCGGGGCCCCGTGTCCAGCTCGGAGCGTGTGGTGTCTGAACGTGAGCAGGGGTCCTGCCTCTTGGGAAATGTACTTTGGGTCTCGTCATTATCAgcggtattttattttattttatgaatttgatttaatttaattcagttttttatttactttttttttttttaaagattttatttatttatttgagagagagagtgagagacagagagatgatgagcagggaggaggggtagatggagaagctggcttcccgcagagcagggagcccaatgcgggactcgatcccgggaccctgggatcatgacctgagctgaaggcagacgcttaactaactgagccactcaggcgcccttattttttatttactttttaaaaaacatttatttgagggcgcctgggtggctcagttggttgggcgtctgccttcggctcaggtcatgatcctggagtcccgagatcgagtcccgcatggggctccctgctcagcggggagcctgcttctccctctgaccctcccccctctcatgctttctctctctctcaaataaataaataaaatcttaaaaaaaaaaaggtttatttatttgagagacagtgtgtgAGCGTGagttggagggaggggcagagggagagaacgtcagactccctgccaagAGTGGAGTGTGATGCAGGAttccatttcacaaccctgagatcatgacctgagccgaaaccaataattggacacttaactgactgagccacccagtgggaGCCTCCGTGACCATCCTGGGGGGTCCGGGGCGCCGGGAGCCCCCGTCACCATCCTGGGGGGTCCGGGGCGCCGGGAGCCCCCGTCACCATCCTGGGGGGCCCGGGGCGCCGGGAGCCCCCGTCACCATCCTGGGGGGCCCGGGGCTCCGGGAGCCCCCGTCACCATCCTGGGGGGTCCGGGGCGCCGGGAGCCCCCGTCACCATCCTGGGGGACCTGGGGCGCTGGGAGGCACTGTCCCATATTTGTGCACCGTGGTCCCTGGGGCTGTGGTGTGAGAGTGGCCAGCTGGGGCAGGGTTGAGGGAGGACGTGCGTCTGGGCCAGGGCTGTATGTGAATCTGGGCGCCCCCGGGCGTGAGTGGGCAGCCGGGTCTCAGGCTGGCTCTTACGGTGGACCTGTTGGGTTTCCTGGTGTACCTTGTTATTAAACCTTCTTCTTCACAGTTGTTTTGTGAGTTTAGTAAATACTAAGTCAGGAGTTCCAGCGCTGTCGAGGCACGTCCAACCCCACCTGCAGACGAAGGGCCTCACGCCGCGGCCTCGTCCTGCTGGGGAGTGAGGACCtgtctccccgccccgcccccaccgctCCGTTGTCCCCACTGGGTGACCTCCCCGCTGGAGGAGGACCGGGCAGGGCATGGGGCTGTGTCCTCCGGGTGTCCCGTGAGTCTCCTGCAGTGTCGTGCAGGCCACGCCAGCTGGAGGGACGTGGGCAAGTCCTTCACTCCCAGGACGGGCTCGGTGCTGTTCTCTGCTGCCAAAGACGCGTAACTGCGTCTCCAcatttgtctctgtttcttcctaAATGTGCTGCGTGTCGGCAATGGGAGTGAGGAGCAACCCCGGGCCTTGGGGGCAGTAAGGACAGGCTCCCCGCTGCGCGCTGGCCCGTGCCCGGTCCCGTCTCCACCAGAAGGAAAGCTGGTGCTCCAGGCTTGTGCTGGGGGCTGGCGGGCAGTGCTGCCCGAGGCTCGTCGGCCACAGCGAGTCCCGAGAGCCGGCTGCCCGGGGTGGGCGGCAGCATGGGGCTGCGCGGGCACCCACGCTGGTCCCTGCTCGGTCTGGACCGCTGACTCCACAGCGGCGTTCTCCAGCGGCCCCGGCACACTGGAGGAGCTGGGCCGGCTCCCCTCGCAGATGGCGTTGCCCTGGTAGGCAGGACGTGGCATGGTGGTGGCCGGGGGACATTCCCGAAGGGGCCTTTGAGCAAAGATAGGAGGGAAGCAGGAACAAGCCTCAAGGATACCTTTGCAGGAGCACAGGGGCCCCGAGGGGCTTGTGCCTGCCCGGTTCCAGAGCATCCGAGATGGTGGGATGAGCAGAGAGGGTGGGTGGCAGGCAAGGGATGAGCAGGTCTGTGGCCGCGGTAGCATGTGGCGGATGTGAATGGACGGGGAGAAGCCTGTGGGCAGCAGGACGGCCCTGCAGCGCTCCAGCTTGGGTCCAGCGGCGAGGCGAGCTGTGCGGGGTCGTCGCTGGTCTGGCTGTGTGAGGAAGGTGGCGGGCGGGAGCCGCTGAAGGTTGGGCGCAGAGAGTTGGGGAGAGGGCACAGAGGGACCTCGCAGTGACCCCGAAAGCTGATGAGAGAATCGGGGAAACCAGACACTGGCGGGTGTCCGTGGCAGTAAGGGGTTCTTGCTGCTCTTCTGGGGGCGGTCCTGGCTCTGTGCGCGTGTGGAAAAGCAGGAGGAACCAGTGCTTCCCGCGCTGGAACTTTGCCGTGACAGTTCCTGACTCGGGGGACACGTGGAGGGCAGGACAGGGGCCAGCCCCACAGCGGAGCGATGGCGCATGCGGCTCTGTTTCCTCCGCTCCGTGACCAGACTTCAAGTGTCCACCATGACCGGTCATCCAGCCGAGCCAGTAAACCACGGCGGCTTTGTCTGGAAGGGCAGTGATGCGATGAGCcccgctccccaggcccctcAGCGCCCCGCGCCACCCTCATGTTCCTGCTCCAGCTGCCAGCACCCCTGCCCGCCCGCAGCCTGTGTGTGGCTTGGGCAGCCCAGGGCCCCGCGGCCCCGTCCCTCTGTCTGCAGTGTCTTCCCTGCCCAACTCTGCTGTCACTCAGGTTCCCTCACCGACCGGCGGCCCCGACCATCACTCAGAGTGTCCTCCGTCCTCCTGGAGAGGGGCCGTCGGTGTGTCCTGGGGTGAGCCGTGGCCGCTTTCTGGGGCCTCGTCCAGTATGGACTCTTGGATCAGAGCCCCATGCTTGTCACAACACATTTCAGTCACCTGGAAAGTTCCGTCATGACCTTCCCGGTCACCCCAGGCCACCAGCGTTCTAACTGCTGTCAGCACAGACACCCTCACGGTGCTCCCTTTGACTTTGTCTGTTTTCTGTCCATCCTAGGCGCTGTGGGCCCTGAGGGAGAGGATCTCGGAGGCGCTGAGCCAGGACGGCTACGTGTACAAATACGACCTCTCCCTGCCCACCGAGAGGCTCTACGACCTCGTGCCCGACCTGCGCGCCCGCCTTGGCTCACGGGCCAAGCACGTGGTGGGCTATGGCCACTTGGGTGAGCCGTTCTGGGGTCGGGCGGTGATGGGGGATCCTGGTTGTTGGGAGAACCCTAATCGTCTTCATGGTTCTTTGGGTATTTTGGAAAGGACCTCTGACTGGCCGCCGCAGTGCCCTTCCCTCGGCCTGGCCTGCGGTATCGCTGACgagctccctccccctgcccctcaccagcTGGAagcgttttattttttttattttttattttcaagattttatttatttgcgagagagagagagagagagcatgagcagggggagcggcaggcagagggagagggagaagcagggggtgCAGGGCGGTGGAGGACCGGCATCTTCCaagggccgggggcggggaggggaggctgcGGGGCAGCCTTCCTGCTCGTGGGGCAGAGTACAGCCTGTGACGCTGGCGGCGCCCGGGCGCCCGCTGGGCACGTCAGGAGCGGGTGCCGTGTGTGTCGGGAGCTTCTCCGGCGTCTGGCGGGGCCACTGGGCTGGTTTCCCTGGGGTCAGCGAGGCTGTGTCCCGGCGGGCCCCTTGCGCAGGTGGGGCTGTGGTCCGGGGGTCGCCCGGCTCGGCCACAGCCCTCTGCGTCTTTGGTCTGCGTGCCTGTGTTCTGTGCAGGGTTTTCCCTGGCCTCGTCCTGGGCTGTAGCGTCCTGTAGGTCCCTTCCCCGTGTCCATGCTGGACGCCATCATCACCCCACAGCGGCGTGACCGTGGTCTCTCCCTCGGGCCCGAAGGGTCTGACTGGTTGGCGTTACCGCCTCCTTGGCCATCTGGCGGGAGCTGCGGTGAAGATTCAAGGCTGAAGGTTTGTGCGCTGTGCATCCTGCGGGCACCGGCCACGGAGCGGCGGTCAGCAGTCCGCACGATGGTGACAGGCTgcgtccttcttttttttttttttttattttaaagatttttatttatttatttgacagagagagacacagcgagagagggaacacaagcagggggagtgggagagggagaagcaggctcccgctgagcagggagcccgatgcggggctcgatcccaggaccctgggatcacgacctgagccgaaggcagacgcttaatgacggagccccccaggcgcccccattttttatttattttttaaaagattttatttatttgagagagacagagcatgagcagggggagcggcagagggagaagcaggcttcccgcggagcagggagcccaacgcggggctcgatcccaggaccctggaccatgacccgagcggaaggcagacgcttcaccagctgagccacccgggtgcccctcttGGGGCGTATTTTGGTTCTGTTTTCCACCCCGGGTGGCGGTGCTGGTGTTACGTGGCTGTGTTGGTCGAGGCTCAGCCACGCCGGCGTCCCTCTTTGGTGCCGCGGCCTCTGCCTGAGTCTCAGCCTCGTTTCCCGTCTGCGGGGCGGGAGGTGACAGAGCTCCACGGGTTTCATTTGCCGGCAGTGTTACTTCTGTTGCCCAGGCTTTCTTCGACCCGAACGCTCCGCGGTGCTGACTTGCcgtgtttttcttctctcccgCGTCACTGGTTTGTCTGGGTGAGCGTTTGCGTGTCCGCCCGGGCGCCGTGGGGCGGTGGCGGTAGCGGTAGCGATGGCTCcgcctgtccccctccccccagccctgcggCTCCCCGTCCGCTTTCCCTGCTGCCCAGCTCTGACTGCACCCTGCATTCAAATTTCTCTTCCGTGTCGCTTATCTCTGCCGTGAGTAACACCCATCGAAACCTGTTTGTCGACTTGGACCTTTCGGTGATTGAttggtattttctatttctgggaaGTTGGTTGAGATGTTTAAGATGTTTgatcttctttatctcttatttCTGTAAACATATGAAGCATTTGTGCCCTTTTTCTGGAAATTGCGGGATCTGAAGCCTTTGTGGGTCAGGTTTGCTGGCTCTTGCTCGTGGTGGCTGCTTTTCTTGTGTGCGTGGAGTTTTTGGCGTGGGCTCGTGTATCTCAGGGCTTTGTCTGTGGGGACTACTTGAGGCCTGGGTCGGAGGTGATTTGCTTGTGCAGCGGGtgcgagtgggggtggggaccgAGGTCCCGCCTGCTGGAACCTCTCCCATCTTCATGTTCCAGCTCAGGGTCCGTGGGACCGCCGAGGTAGTGGGAATTCTAGCCGGACCCTGTGCGGGCTGGCTGATGGGTGTGCAGGCCCCTCCGCGGGGGGTTTGGACCTCTGCCCTCAGGTAGCAGCGGTACGCTCCGGTGGGAGGGGGCTCCCCCTTGTGTTCCCTACATCTGACAGGCCCGGAGGGAGGTGGTCACTGGGTCAGAGGCCCCAGGCCTGCCCCCTGTGTTGCCCTGGGGTTTGCTCTGTTTGCTGCAGCCTTGAGGAGCCCCTCCTGTTGGCTAACGAGGCTCTCTGCCCCTCACGGTGGGCAGCAACTCTCCCTGGGCCCGACCCCCATCTGCTCgtcccttcccaccttcctgaCCTCTGAGTGTGGGAGCGGGGGCCTCCTGTCCGCATCTGCACTTGCTCTTGCACTGAATGTTCGCCTCCCGGGTGAGGGCCTCACTACAGGCCTGTCTGCTGGGGCCCACGGAGtcctgcccccctcctctgccGGCCAGACAGCAGCCAGCTATCACGGCCCCGGCCCTGGGTCTCCTGCCCGCCTTGCCTTGGCTTCATCCTGTGTCTCGTCATTGCTTTGGGGCCCCCGAGGGGGGTGCACGTGGGCGGTGAGCCAGGCCGTCCACAGAGCCAGAGCCAGGGCGTGTCTGGATATCTCAGCGAGGCCAGAGAGCACGGGGCCAGGGCTTTGCAGTGGGCATTGGCGGGCACATGGAGCTGTCTGCAGAGGCTGCCGTGGGCACTGGTGGGAGGTGTGGGTCTGGTGATAGCCATGGGTGTGGTCTGGGCCCAAGACGCTCACTGGCCGGGCGGGTGGTCGGTCACTGTGAGCTGGGAGCCTCAGAGGGGCCGTGCAGGTAGAGGGGAGGACTTGGAGTGGTCACCAACAGGCCACTTCGGTCACTGCAGGCCAGTGACCAGTGGCACGAGGCGTGGAACCAGGCgtgagggcagggcaggactGGGCCCTGTCAGGGAAGGGGTCTCCGCCTGCCCGGCCTGACCCAGGGGTCCCTGTCCCTGCAGGGGACGGTAACCTGCACCTCAATGTGACGTCAGAGGCCTTCAGCCCGTCGCTGCTGGACGCCCTGGAACCCTACGTGTACGAGTGGACGGCCAGGCAGCAGGGCAGCGTCAGTGCCGAGCACGGCCTGGGCTTCAGGAAGAGAGGCGTCCTCAGCTACAGCAAGCCGCCCGAGGCCCTGAGGCTCATGCAGCAGCTCAAGGCCCTCCTGGACCCCCAGGGCATCCTGAACCCCTACAAGACGCTGCccgcccaggcctgagagggcCTGCGGGGTCAGCAGGAGACGCAGGAGGGGCCTTGGCCCGGCTCTGGTTTTGCTTGTGGCGGTGGGCCTGCAGGGTTGGGGTGAGCTCGGGGGTCTCTGTGCCGTAGGGCAGCAGCAGGTGGGGTGGTCCAGCCACCAGTTGGAGGGGCCCAGTCGGCCCCCGGGCGGGATTCTTCCTGGCTGCCCTGGCAGTCCTGTTGGGCTGTCTGGTctgctctctcagtctctgcGCGGGCACTGTCCACCCCTCTGCCCGCTGAGAGAGGGCCTCCTGCTGACGTCCTGGGGGGGCCGGGTGGGCAGGGAGACCAGGCCACATGACGTTCTGCGGTGGGCTGCAGCTGTGGGAGGGGGCATGCGTGGTCCTGTCACTGGGTCCCCCACGCAGTATGCGTCCCTGGCAGAGGCGATGAGCTCCGTGGGAGAGTGTGGGGTCCGTCCCAGAACTCTCACCGATGGCCTGGGTCACCGGCGGCTTTGGGCCAGAGTGACAGGGATGGTCTCCACCCTGTAAGGCATGGTTCCCCCATTTTCTAGAGGACCCATCCATCGGCAAGCCAGTTGTCGGAGTTAGTCATTAAGGGGTCACCCTGTTGGTTTGGAGTGATGTGTCTGCACTCCCGCTTCAGCATCCAACATCCTGGGCCAGGGTGAGAAGCCCCGATGTGCCCGAGAGGGTGTGTGCCGCGGGGCGGCTTGGCGCACACACCGCACCCTGACCCGCTCCCCGCTGTTGCCCAGGCCGGGGCCGCTCCTGGGGCTGTGGAGAAGGTCCAGACACGTGCTCTCTCTCGGCTGTAATGAGCTTccagtaaaatgggaatgaatCATGACGCTCTCCTTGCTTCTGTTACTAGAAAAGTCTCGTGAAGCCCGTGGTGAGGGGCCTGCAGGTGCCTGTTCCCTGAGCACTGGGACACTGGGGGCGACACAGTGACCCCTGGCCccactccttcctctgctcccatCCCCGCCCCCGACTGACTTAAAACCCCATGGGCTTGGCCTCCTGAGGGTTTCCTGGAGCTGTGGGAGGCGGTTCGTGGTGGTGGTGTGCACTGGGGGTGTTGAGGCTGCAAGGTGGCTGTCAGCGAGTCGGAGGACTGTGGAGAATGAACATGCATGACATTGTAAAAGGCGGAAGATTTTAGGTGTCTTCTGCGAGAGTAGGGGGGACTTTAAGGTCCAGTGACTGGGGGTCCCAGGGAGGAGGTGGCAGGAGGAACCTCCATTTCCCTGGAGGATGAGCTGGTTCCCCAAATGTCAGAATGTGAAGTGGCCCACTCGTGGGGCGCGCCCTGCAGAATCcacctgcacacacacgtgcacacacagtaCACGCAGCCCCTGCACAGATGTAGCGCACACATacggtacacacacacacacacagtacacgcaGCCCCTGCACAGATGTAGCGCACACGTAcggtacacacacacgcacacagtaCACGCAGCCCCTGCACAGATGTAGCGCACATGTACcgtacacacatgtgcacacacagtaCACGCA of Halichoerus grypus chromosome 4, mHalGry1.hap1.1, whole genome shotgun sequence contains these proteins:
- the D2HGDH gene encoding D-2-hydroxyglutarate dehydrogenase, mitochondrial isoform X4, with product MVGGSVPVFDEIILSTAQMNQVISFHSVSGTLVCQAGCVLEELSRYVEERGFVMPLDLGAKGSCHIGGNVATNAGGLRFLRYGSLHGTVLGLEVVLADGTILNCLTSLRKDNTGYDLKQLFIGSEGTLGVITAVSIQCQPKPTAVNVAFLGCPGFDEVLQTFSSCRGLLGEILSAYEFMDAECMRLVTHHLRLTSPVQESPFYVLVETSGSRPEHDAEKLSDFLEQVLSSGLVTDGTLATDQVKLQALWALRERISEALSQDGYVYKYDLSLPTERLYDLVPDLRARLGSRAKHVVGYGHLGDGNLHLNVTSEAFSPSLLDALEPYVYEWTARQQGSVSAEHGLGFRKRGVLSYSKPPEALRLMQQLKALLDPQGILNPYKTLPAQA
- the D2HGDH gene encoding D-2-hydroxyglutarate dehydrogenase, mitochondrial isoform X6; translation: MPLDLGAKGSCHIGGNVATNAGGLRFLRYGSLHGTVLGLEVVLADGTILNCLTSLRKDNTGYDLKQLFIGSEGTLGVITAVSIQCQPKPTAVNVAFLGCPGFDEVLQTFSSCRGLLGEILSAYEFMDAECMRLVTHHLRLTSPVQESPFYVLVETSGSRPEHDAEKLSDFLEQVLSSGLVTDGTLATDQVKLQALWALRERISEALSQDGYVYKYDLSLPTERLYDLVPDLRARLGSRAKHVVGYGHLGDGNLHLNVTSEAFSPSLLDALEPYVYEWTARQQGSVSAEHGLGFRKRGVLSYSKPPEALRLMQQLKALLDPQGILNPYKTLPAQA